The window GCAGGTTTGAGTCAGACCCAACATACTGATCTACTTGAGAAAATGAGGAGCATTTTGGGAATCAACATGCAGAAGCATAAAATAACACATGAAGAAGTTTGTCTACTATTCTGCATTAGAGGACTAAGAACACACTACACAATATTAAAGTTATATAGTATATCAGAATCACATGTAATAAAGCATATACTCACAATTTTAAGAGAATAAAAATAATAGGGAAGCCTAAAATAAGTTTCCTTTCTTCCCCTCCTAGAGAAAGAAAGGAATAGGAAGGAAGAAGTAGACCTTGTGATCCATGGAGAGGGGCACGGCCACTCCGCCACGTGAGAGCACAGCCCTGGAGTCACCGCAGTTGGCCACTATTATCCACTTCtccgccaccaccgccaccaccgctGTCGACCCCACCATCCCCTGTCGCAGCTGCCTTGTCTCCCCCATCACCTCCTCATCCACCCGCGCGAACCCCGCTACCAACGCCCGCCTCCACATGtccaccccctccccctcccccgctGCCCTCCGCCGCCCCACCTCTTCTGCGACCGCCACGTGCAGCCTGTCTCGGCACGCCTGCGCTACTGTTGCTCCTCCGTGCCCATCGTACACCGCGAAGTATCCGTACCCGCCCGCCGCGAACCCCGTCACCTCGACCACTGCGTCCTCCATGTTCCTCCGCCTTCCCACTAGGGATACAGATCCGTGCGACGGGCAGTGCGCGTCCCGCACGCGCCTCGACGGCACGGGCTCGGCGAGGAGGATCACGAAGCCGTCGGCCGTGCCCTCTGCCTCAGTCTCCCCGCCGCCGTCGTCCTCGGAGGGCTGGCGGACGGGGGGGGCCGCAGGGGAGATGCTGCAGGCGGAACCAGAGCTCTCGCCCTCTTCGCGGATGCGCTTATGGGCGTTAAGGTTCTGGGGACGGGAGCGGCGGTcccggcagcggcggtggtggttgcTTGTGTTGGTGTTGCTGGGGGGAGTCCCCTCCATTTTGGAAGCTTATGTGACGTGGGCCTTCCGACTCAGGCTGTGTCCGCAGCTGCGACGTTTGCTGTGCTGCGGCGCATACCATGCCGTTTTTTATTGATATGAGAATCGCCGGCCGTTACGCTCGGGGGGTTTGATGTGCCGAGCGTACGCTGCAGCTGTGTGACGCGTTTATATTATAATGTAACACCTGGAAAGCACAGGACCAGGAGCCACGCCGGGCCGTCGGATAGCCCGGAATCTACCGGATGCCATCCGCGTGTGCTGGGCCTGCAGTGGGCCGCCAGAGCCCGAGCCCCGCAATATAGATCGCTAGGCAGGAGGGCGTGGACGGTGGGGATCTAAAGAGCCGGACACGTTGCGCCGGTCTCCGGCCATCGGGGACCCTTTTGAGGCTACTCCCTCGGGTCGGCTCGGCTCTGAGGGCCACGGGGGTGTTAGGCGAGGGTTGGGGGTAGGGAGGGTCGCCCGGAGGGCTTTGGCGCCGTTACACGCGTGGTGGTGGGGAACCATGGCGGGCGGCGCGTGCACCAATGCGTCTCGTGTCCTTTCGAGGCAGAGACATGAACAAGGTTGTTTTGCTGCCGTTATGTACAGCGCGGCTTCTCGTTCAAGTCAAGGGAAGCGTAGCCagtaaagaagagaaaggaagcgaGCCAGAGAGAGAGTTCAGGTGGCATTAACAACTCCGAGAGGTCACTGGGAGCGTCGATGCTTTGGCTCAAAATCGCGGTTTAAGATCATCGAGAAAGACTCATCCAAGAAACGCAATGTCATGTACGACGACGTTCGCATTATCCCAGAGTGAGTAAAACACTTAGCGGAGGGCGGCAACGATGTCCGCTTCATCCACCATGACCATCAAGATGCCCACCTCGTCGCTCAGAATCGCTTCTACCTTCCCAAGGACTCCGGCGACCCTCATCCCCGTGCTATCGAAATCGGAGAAGCCGCTGCAAGTTTCTCGGACGACTAAAGAGCCGGCCCTACGACAGAATCGAGGAGCGGGGCCGGAGGTGAGGCAGAGGAAGGAGAAGACAGTAGGGAGAGAGTACGGGCGGCTGCCGGTCACTGTGGTCATCAGTCATCAGGggagaagtatatatatatatatatatagagtaaattttatgaaaaatgtCTCAATTTTTGATAATTTCTTATAATGTATCTCTTCTTtattaaaaagattattttactcCTGCTTCTATCGAACTCATTGTTGTGTTCATCTTGCATCGTTACCCTATCTTTCCTCTCTTCTGTTTTACTGGACTATCCTTGTCTCCACGGATTTTTATCGAGCCCCACTGCCACCTAGTTATCCTTATGGTATAAATAGTTATCGATAGAGGAGGTTGTGACCGATATCCTCacttgcaactctcatgcatgaaagGAAGGGGCATGAGGGTTGTTGCCTCCATAGACTTTGTTGGCCCTTATCAAACGCATCCTTCGTGTGTCTCACCATCATTGTTTACTCGTAACTAATCAACTAGCAACAAAAACATAAGCACAAGAGGTATAGGCAAGAGTGCACAAGCCATCTCTTTGCTTATCGTTATCTTGACATGAGCGAGGACAACAAAGATGACTAGCTACGACGTTGGGCGGAGGCAATGGATAACATGTGTAATATcgtcatttaaaaaaatattatttggaaATTTCTGAAAGCTTAAAGCTTTTTATAAAGCTGTGGTGTATAAAAACCATAAATAGAAATCGATCAAAAGAACTAAAAAAATGTGTTCTTTATTAATTCTATCGATGATAGAGGGGAGTATATGAAAAAAATAGAATCGATTCTTTGGTTTACTTAAGCCGTTAGCCATCCATTGGGAGCTATgagtttaatattatattttaattatatatttcaagaataaatatattttatttatgatatttataggagaaataaaaaaaagcacGATCTCAATGAATTATTTCTAAACAAATTAAAAATTTATAGGTAAGAACCATAGGGTTTTGTGACATATTGGTAAATCCATTTTTATTCTCTATTAATCAATACTGGGaccattatatatatgtatgtatatatatatatatatgtatatatatatatatatgtatatatatatatatatatatatatatatatgtatatatatgtatgtatatatatatatgtatgtatatatatatatatatatatatatatatatatatatatatatatatatatatatatgtatatatatatgtatgtatatatatatatatgtatatatatatatacttctatATCGCATGTTATAATATATATGAGCACATCATAATACATTCGTGCATTCTCACACCATACATCATAGTATATACATACATTGCATGTTGTAATACATTTGTGCACTCGTACACTGTACGTTATCGAAAACACATACATTCCCACATCGCACGtcatcatatttacatatatataatatatatatatttttatcataatttatatatatatttatatttataaaaaaaaatatgtttatattTGGCTCATATCTAGCTCATAACAATCATATCATTTGAAACATGctttctaaaatatattatgaatatgataatttatatgatcactattttatagtgaattaaacttatacttacctgaattaaaaaaaatgaagatgCTAATGAAAGATCATATTCGATCGAGTGTGTTAAGAGCGATACACCTATCAAATTAGGTGTATAGGGTCATGAGATATCTTAATTAAGAATCATATCTCttgaattattaatttataataatttattaaaaaaattgataaaatttcTTAAAAATACTATACTTAACATAAAAATTATCTACATTCCACAATCAATTTTCAATAATTCACTATGCAATCAAATGAACTAGTTAGTATTAATCAAACTATCatataattttatgaaaaaaatttactTCACTATTCTAGCTGACCAAATGATattgaattatcataaaattttacgtAAAACTAGAAGACATACAAAACTAAATATATACTAATTTTAGCTTAAAATATAATCATTTGAAGGCTAAATCACCCTCTTAATTTACTACTAACACTTATTCTTATCTATTGAAACTAGGTtggaatcatttaaacttataaatCTCGTACACAAAGATGGTATTCACTCAATTTCAAATCTTATAGAACGATAAGAGAacctttaaaatatatcaaaaggataGAACCTAATTATTGTTGGGAAACCTAGGGTAGCATCATATGCATAGTGGAAAAACAAAAAATCAAAATCTTAGATTTCCCGTAGAAAATAGTttctcatcatcgtgcgaagattagtgcgcgaaaaaaatataaaatcgaaAAACTGTGCGTAtatgaaagatgtgttacctagagagatcgtatatctctgaaaacctacagatctatgagagagggtgaaggatgtcaattgtcctcatctctagtggtgatccacatgacagGCGCTACGAAGACACTTCTTAAATCGCTACACAATACTCCTTTCCATACACACCACGcgatcaagaaggggtcgacccttcttgctATCAATACGCCCTAAACTGGGACCGttggctaaggaggagagggagagaagaagtaTAGGAGGTGGCAAtgaaaaagggtctagcctatttCTTTAggctccctcctatttatataggttcttatcaacttaaccatgatgaatcctgccttattgggtactggatcaccATCCAAATACCCAAACTTCTTAGATtaatgaatctctatccaataatctctcatcgaCTCTTATTGTATATTATTTATAAGATCCAATAGTTTAAAGGCTTACTGGATAACCAATAAGATATAAGCTTCAACGAATGTCTCATATTTGAACTTCTACTCGTCGTAATacttatatgtgtgaccctctaaacccaatatctgttgaatctcgtattttgatgatgaaactacttgatatatgtttatgatttaatctgcgttttgagtgacgcaggatgcttcgatcaggatgagacaattaaagcaggaaaatcatgttgtgccgaaggaacgtgtcagaagattggacgtcgggccggtggatcggtcgacgtatcgacagaaggcttcgggccgtggactcgggcatcgggccaagaagaacgggtattgtgccaaggatatcggagttgcggagtcaactggccgattgggcaataggctgcagaagaggacgatgcgccgaagaatcggacgaagcgtcgagggaccaatgacatgtcagacaacttggttaattgcttaggattaattgtctcgatcgaagttttgatttgttgtgcagcattaactacgataagagtaagacaagcagcaggtgttgcgccggagtcaagatcatgatcacgttgggagttcgagagttcgacggaagttcggacggtcgtcggaggtttagcgagaacagatccgagaagtccaaaagcttgccaagcgaagctcgtcggaactcgccaagtggatcgtcgcaaagtccaggagtatgccggatgtccgcagaaggatcaccgagggtttatcggatgatcgacggaagttcgccggaaactcgccggaagaagcgactgacgcatcggagcatagctgcagaagttgtcttagagttaatcgtagttagcacgatgattaagcttgaaaatgggaggtgatcccattagcttaatcttggggcaattgggcccctgaaaagattcaaattgggccgaatggagcgaaccattcggaccctgattgcaccaggaggtgcaaccgccagggctgcgaggctgggcggtgcaaccgccccagccaagaggtgcaaccgcccagagctcagtcttcgagctagactgggcggtgcaacctcctctgtcaagaggtagcaccgccagagctcaagtttcgagctctgccaggcggtgcaaccaccgagctcagtcttcgagctctggcagagaggtgcatcagcttgagctcagtctcgagctctgccaggtgatgcaaccaccgagctcagtcttcgagctctggcagagaggtgcatcagcctgagctcagacttc of the Musa acuminata AAA Group cultivar baxijiao chromosome BXJ2-10, Cavendish_Baxijiao_AAA, whole genome shotgun sequence genome contains:
- the LOC135624860 gene encoding probable protein phosphatase 2C 8, which encodes MEGTPPSNTNTSNHHRRCRDRRSRPQNLNAHKRIREEGESSGSACSISPAAPPVRQPSEDDGGGETEAEGTADGFVILLAEPVPSRRVRDAHCPSHGSVSLVGRRRNMEDAVVEVTGFAAGGYGYFAVYDGHGGATVAQACRDRLHVAVAEEVGRRRAAGEGEGVDMWRRALVAGFARVDEEVMGETRQLRQGMVGSTAVVAVVAEKWIIVANCGDSRAVLSRGGVAVPLSMDHKVYFFLPIPFFL